The region ttatcccatcgcaccttactaatatagaatatgcacctcgcataggcgaaaattacattattcgatactagtcttgatgagtgctaaaacttggaaagcataaacttaatatttaatttgagggaatttgcaattattttgatctcaccagcttatttatcatataagtcgtctctcacatgcatcaacatgcattcatatgcatgaacatacatacaaaatgaaacagttatggcccctagagcaattgttctcccaagccaatgagagaacctaagctaacctagtaacgatctaagcttctccaagtAAGATCTTCAAGGCTTTCCTTTTTTGATATTGTATTCTtatctttcttcataacattatattacataaaagaaactcattttacatacgagggagtgagatgagaaaagaagttacattaagagattaaaagagaggaACGACACGTAGGTCGGattttaaaatcccaaaataaaataaaggaaaactaaggccataatcgatcaccacaagacaataataataaaaaattatattattattaatttaaattctgttaattaaataaaccaaattaaatttcgacgactgacattacgcagagttagccggggaTTCCGCTGCCCGATCAGCGAACGGTGGTTTcgctgaccgttcagcggacgAGGGTCATGGGGGAAGCGCCCCCTGCAGGTTTGCAGGGAAGCGTcccgacgcaaaattttaatgaataattcatttgaaatcgatgtcgactttcgtatcaacacttgatactttaaagcacaactcttacgcagtcacaaccctaatcgcacaactctttgacagcacaacccttgtatcgtcatgaaccctaatgcaccaatttcataccgtcaaatAAACCTCGATTGTTtattcagtatgattgatcaatacgtcattgcttcaccatactttcgtcggattccgaagtaaatgaccattgatcgctcaaagaaaaacaaccattaagtgtttgaatgaacgaaagagaaacaatatatcatatataccgtattttgcatcagaattacttatatcatatatataacttgatcgatctcaattaTGTAACCTATGaacgatcgatgtatcgctgcttcaccatactaacgtcggattccgaagcatagtcaacatcaatcatccaaattgTACACACATGATaccaaatttaattactcgtttattctttgattcattctatattttaatcgtattaatacataaaatacagaaaataaacagctatcagatgcatggtttcgtaagtggctctgaaaccactgaaggagaattgtgatccaaaacgcaacggaaattaaaattttctcctttagtgatccttacgagtgagcatgatcagtgatagaatcgttatctcttgtggcgattgaaatctttgatgcagatctaaggagtgatcacaaacgttgaatggtgacaacgcctctactcagcCCACATGAAcaaattccttcaatcttagtgctagctgctacgaatgaaggctttgagtgagtgagtgagagagagagagagagggagagagaaatgaaatttcaactgaacaaatgcttctgcacaagggttctatttaaagaaccacttgtgtgggctgcaagtTAGAAAGCCCAATTAAGTttatgtggcccatatcttatgatatgccaaaatcacttaagcgcgtggtaccttatcatatttcgtattctacttaagtacaccgtaccttatgatgttctacaattcacttaagtgcatcgtaccttacggtgttccttatttactctatctctcatcaatttgtccttttgtgtgtgaccttgtaggttttcgcgacattagcaattatattaaatcacgtatttaacataataaacagtaagtCGTATCTAGCAAaacatcactgttacccaagacacgaaaatttcatgtgatatgacaaatccttttgtaataatacttatgtgtataattacccttttacccctatgtctatattgaacacaaggcatagaccgtgtcatccttgtccagttcaatattgggcttgtatacatttatcctgttacataggatgggaaaattccatctaggtcactcatgtccctcaacatgcttcgtggagtacccatcaattgtctttatggtcatccagttacggacaatgtttgatcggcaataaaacactcgactctacaactagggtccatagtggtttcagattgaagggtggtatacaccactattaccatgagaataacttataacactttgcataacattctatatggtattctcatagcgggtcaatccagtataaatattactcataatattcatacatatgtttaagacttgataactccttatccatgatccatgagatgtgatcatcagtctatatacataatagtcttaatgccttaatgttatcccacttcacaacaaatcTCGACTAtgaatactttaagaataatgtctttatatttaatgagatctcatgattaagtcacacttgatatattaaacggactatctattctagggactttattaaacaaacatagtaaagaaaaagccttttattattaataaataattcaatataagtaccaaaagtattggcctctaggactTACACCAACAAGACTCACCCTAGATAGCTAGATTAGGTCGTAAATCCCTAAATCCTTCCAGTAATGTGCGCTACTTTTCTCAATCATATCCAAGTACTTAATATACTCAACGTCCTCAGGTGGAGGAGAGGAACAGAAGATCCGATTCTTGAAGAAATTAAACTTGAAGAGTTAGTCAATGAACATCAGTGGTTCATACCCACGATATATGCGGAAGTGATCCTGAAGAAGTTGGGGCTTCTTAATATATTTGGGTAAAGGGCCTATAAAAACATGCACCTTACCAGGAAGCACGTAAGGAATGAAGGTAGAGAGATACCAGACCTTTCTTCTCTCCACTCCAAATGGAGGCTCTGGTACATAGGCATGTTCGTTAACACAGATGGGAAGCTCAATCTCGGTTGTGAAGTCCACATGGTGTTGTTCTAGAAGTGCCATTGAAGGGTATGGGTTTTCTGAGTAAGAGATTAAGGAAGAAGGAAGCAAAAACTAAGTTTTGGCTTTCTGTAAGGTGAGTTGCAGAAACAGGAAACAAGTAGAAAAGTGTTTGAGTAAACACTTGTAAATAGCAAAAAAAATGGTTCAATTTTCCCAAGAAAATATCGGTCACGTGGTGGTTAACTTGACAAATGGTGTATAAAAGCCATGGGAAAAGACAAAATGGAAATTAGAGCAAGGGTAAATGATTCTAGTTCATTTAATACTCCTAGGAAATAGGAAGTAATCATAGAGAATCTACATGCATGTCTGAGACGTGTACAAAGATGAACCGTGACAGAGTGGTCCCAAAAAATGCCACTGTTCTCCCTTCATATATGGGTTGACAATGACATTTTGGAGGGGGGGGGGCATATGTTACACTTGGATTTTTTAGCTAATAGAAAGTCAACAAATAATGTCAATGAAAAGACGTTTGTTGTAGGTAAGCATTAATGGAGTTGTAAAGAGCATTAATGATGAAGCGTCGACAAACTAATAACAAAGGATCGACCAAGCTGTCGACACAGGGAAATGTTGTTTGGAGGAATCTCAGGGATAAATCCCCAAGACCAGGATCACTTGGGAAGATGTCCAGAATCTCGAGAAGGGAAGTCGACAAGGGCCTTTAGTTCAAAAAGAAGACCAGTCGACTGAACCACGTAAGGTTGAAAGACTTAGTAAAGTTACAGGTCCAGAGTCTTTGGTAGGCAACATCGATAACATGTTGAGTAATTACTATTAGGGGTTCATGAGGAAGTTGGCAGAAGTTACAATTCAACATGGATTTTAAATAGATAGAGTCGTGGATGACATGTAAACACGCTAGTGGGAGCTTGAAGATTGAATATGGAGTGAATGCATCAGTTCCTTAGAGGTCATAACCGTCGTCGACGGTTACTTGTAAATAGAATAAATAGCAGACTCATACATGAGATCAAATGCCGCAAAATTTCCTACATATTTTCCATACCACTAGAGTATCTGAGTCAAATAGTGAAATAGTTGAGCAAGAAACATGCATGTGTTTGCGTGTTGTCTTTTTGTTAGTCTTTTGTTTCCTTAAACATAACATGTACTTTTACTTTTGCTTTGTTTAATGTCATTTATTGCATTTTACCTTATTATTTATCTCAATTTAACTTCATTTAAAGTCTTTTCCTATGTTGTTATCGTTCACACAACGGTTGCATTCAAACGTTTTAGTCCTCTCTCTCACAATCAAACAACATTCTTGGAGGTCGGTCAATATCACTAAAGGTTCCCCCGGCTCCCTCAGCGCTTGACAAAGCCTTGGGGACAACAGTTCTGGGCCGGCCAAAGGTCCAAATAGTTGAGGTCTAATTCACCTCAAATCCACCCCACCTGATCCAAGGTATAAAGCCAGTTCACACGAAAAACAATGTACACTCTCCACTTTTCGCTATACCTATCTTGAATCTTGAACTGATTTAAACGTTGGAGTACTAACAATTTAATTCCACCCGCACCACCGTACCAGAGATCAGCACCACTTGTAAAAAATCATCAGTTCTTTAACCGCATCTATTTCTGATTCCAAGACTAAACAACCATTTTTTTTAATAAGCCATGtatattctattttattttaaaagaTTTCATCATAAATTTTCTTTTGACTTCTAAATATTATTGATGAGACCAACACATCTTCAAAACTAACTCTTAAACTAACGACTACTCACCACTTATTTATAACTATGTTGTTATCTCATGTGAAATTATTGTTAAGACACATTTTAAggtttgtttgattgtttggaGGAAAATAAAGGAGATtgttttgaagaaaaaaaatagttgaatgaaaataattaaaagaTTTGGGTGAAGAAAATTTTAAAGGTTCAATTTTATTTATAATACAAAATTCCTCTAATTTATAGGAATTAAAAAACATATTGGAAGAAAAGTTATGAGTATTGTGGAGgatttaaattaattattataatataACTTATATTATTATAgtattttgaaaattttaataaTTATGAGAAAATTATACTCATCTTCTTTAAGGTCTATTAAAATGACACTGAAacttaattttattttaaaatatacATTAATTTTCGATGAGCTTTCCGGTAACAACAGTCAAAATCTATAGCTAATATTTATTTACAGTTTTTTTATATTACTAAAAATATTTGTTGGTATATGTAAATTTAAAGGAGGATagatgattttttttttaatgcGAGAAGTAAGGTTTGTGGTAAAAAGAGTCCCAATCCAAATTTTAATGAGAGGTGCAATAAAAAAGTATCCAACTTGATGAGAGAAATCGTCATCTTTGTCTGTATTTATAGCTCGTGAGAAAAACAATGTTACTGCTAAGCTATCTAGTGAGAAGCAAGAGTGAGAGAAAATGGCCTTTTCAGGTAAGCATGGCTGGGAAGACACGAAAGGCTTCACCCTGCAAGTCCTAACAGGAAGGTGGTTTATGGTGTTTTCATCATTTATGATCATGTCTGTGTCGGGAGCAAGCTACATGTTTGGTCTTTACTCAAGAGAAATAAAGTCTGTTTTGGGATATGACCAATCCACTCTTACTCTTTTAAGCTTCTTCAAGGACTTGGGCTCTAACATAGGCATTCTTTCTGGCCTTCTCAATGAAGTCACACCCCCTTGGGTTGTCTTATCAATTGGTGGTGTTCTAAACTTCTTTGGCTATTTCATGATTTGGCTTGCTGTCACAAGAAAAATCCCCAAACCAGCAGTATGGAATATGTGCTTATACATATTCATTGGAGCCAATTCTCATTGTTCAACCAACACTGGTGCTTTAGTCACAAGTGTAAAGAACTTCCCTGGTAGCAGAGGTGTTGTCATAGGCCTTTTGAGTGGCTATCTTGGTTTGAGTGGAGCTATCATCACTCAGCTATACTATGCCTTCTATGGAGATGACTCTAAATCTTTAATTTTGCTTATGGCTTGGCTACCAACTGCTGTAACTTTTGTTTTTATGCCAGTTATTAAACACCACAAAAGAGTTGAACAACCAAATGATTCCAAGGCTTTTTATAATTTCCTTTACATGACTTTGATCCTTGCAGGATTCCTCATGATAATGATCATAGTGCAAAAGTGTTTCAACTTTACTAAGAGTGAGTACTATGTCACTACCACCGTCATGCTTCTCTTGCTTATCCTTCCTCTTGTTGTTGTTATCATGGAAGAAAAAAGGATTTGGAAGAGCAAAAAAGAGAACATCAATACTCCTAAGCCTTTGAATATAATCACGCAGACTGATAATGCTAGCGGAGAGAGTACTCAAAATCAAAACATTCGTAGAGGTGAAGATCATACAATACTTGAAGCCATTTTCAGCCTTGACATGATGACTCTTTTTGTAGCCACAATTTGTGGACTTGGTGGAACTCTTACTGTGGTAAATAACTTGAGTCAGATTGGATTATCTTTAGGTTATCCAGCACATAGTATAACCACATTTGTTTCACTAATGGCTATTTGGATCTATCTAGGTAAAGTTACACAAGGAGTTATCTCAGAAC is a window of Lathyrus oleraceus cultivar Zhongwan6 chromosome 6, CAAS_Psat_ZW6_1.0, whole genome shotgun sequence DNA encoding:
- the LOC127097017 gene encoding protein NUCLEAR FUSION DEFECTIVE 4; protein product: MAFSGKHGWEDTKGFTLQVLTGRWFMVFSSFMIMSVSGASYMFGLYSREIKSVLGYDQSTLTLLSFFKDLGSNIGILSGLLNEVTPPWVVLSIGGVLNFFGYFMIWLAVTRKIPKPAVWNMCLYIFIGANSHCSTNTGALVTSVKNFPGSRGVVIGLLSGYLGLSGAIITQLYYAFYGDDSKSLILLMAWLPTAVTFVFMPVIKHHKRVEQPNDSKAFYNFLYMTLILAGFLMIMIIVQKCFNFTKSEYYVTTTVMLLLLILPLVVVIMEEKRIWKSKKENINTPKPLNIITQTDNASGESTQNQNIRRGEDHTILEAIFSLDMMTLFVATICGLGGTLTVVNNLSQIGLSLGYPAHSITTFVSLMAIWIYLGKVTQGVISELIITKLKLPRPLMLTSILILSCFGHLLIAFDVPNGLYVASIIIGFCFGANWPVLFSIISELFGLKYYSTLYNVGSIASPIGSYLLSVRVAGYLYDKEATKQMAALGLKRKQGEELNCNGSECYKLAFIIITAVSLFGALVSLTLVLRTREFYKGDIYKKFREEARNNELVVTQNKVGPASNDG